In Mycobacterium sp. ITM-2016-00317, the genomic window GTTCCGGCGTCCCAGCAACGGGATCAGCGTCACCACGATGGCGATCACGACCGCGCCCGCCATCACCGCTCCGGTGTGCCGGGGATCGAAGAAGATCGTGCTCGCGGCGCCCAGTGCGGCGATGCCCACCCACAAGTAGATGAGCAGCACGACGCGCCGATGGGAGTGGCCGATCTCGAGCAGCCGGTGGTGCAGGTGCATCTTGTCGGGGCTGAACGGACTCAGGCCCTTGCGGGTGCGCCGGATGATGGCCAGCAGCATGTCCAGCGCGGGCACCAGCACCACCGCCACCACCAGCAGGAACGGTGACAGCAGCGCGAACACGTCGCGGGCGCCGTAGGCGGTCTGCGAGATGGGGCCTGCGGCGGTGGTCGACGCGGCGGCCAGCATCAGCCCGATCAGCATCGAGCCGGAGTCACCCATGAAGATCCGCGCCTTGTGGAAGTTGTGCGGCAGGAACCCCAGACAGGCCCCGGCGAGCACCACCGAGATCACCGCAGGCGGATAGAACAGCACGTCGCCGCCGTGGTCGCGGAGCAGCCCGACCGAGAACATGCAGATCGCCGATGCGGTGATCAGGCCGAGACCGGCCGCCAGCCCGTCGAGGCCGTCGACGAAGTTCATCGCGTTGACCAGCGCGACGGTGAACGCCAGCGTCAGCAGGATGGATGCGACCTGGTCGAGCACGATGGTGCCGACGCCGCCGATCGGGATGTAGAGCACGCTCCAGGCCACGCCCATGGTCACCAGCACGCTGGCGGCGGTGATCTGGCCGGCGAACTTGGTCAGCGCGTCGAGTCCCCACCGGTCGTCGATGAGGCCGACCACCATGATCAGCCCGCCGGCGACGACGACCGCGGGGATCCCCGACGAGTACACGAAGCCGCGGGTCAGGGCGGGCAGCTGCGAGGCCAGCAGCACGGCGGCGACGACGCCGATGTACATCGCCAGGCCGCCCATGCGCGGGATCGGCTGCAGGTGCACGTCGCGTTCCCGGGGGTAGGCCACCGCTCCCCAGCGGGTCGCGAGCACCCGTACCCATCCGGTGGCCAGGTAGGTGATGATCGCCGCGGTCAGCCCGACCAGCGCGAGTTCGCGCAGCGGGACCCCGGCCCCGCGGTCGGAGAGCGCCAGGAGGCTCTCCCCTGCCTGCGCGACGGTCTCGGTCGCTGAACCCAGGTGCACGGAATTCCAGCTCAATCCGGGAGCGGGCTGAGGGTCGAGGCGTCGACACCCAGGACGTCGGCGATCGCCGCGGTCGTCACCGGGCCCTCCCGCAGCACCCTCGGATGCGCGCCGGTGAGGTCGACGATGGTGGACGCGGCCTGCTGCTGGGCGGGACCGCCGTCGAGGTAGACCTCCACGAGGTCGCCGAGCTGCTCCTGAGCCTGCGCGGCGGTGACGGCGGCGGGCCGGCCGGAGATGTTGGCGCTGGACACCGCCATCGGGCCGACCTCGCGCAGCAGATCGATGGCCACGGGGTGCAGCGGCATCCGCAGCATCACGGTGCCGTTCGCGTCGCCGAGGTCCCACTGCAGCGACGGCGCCTGGTGGACCACCAGGCTCAGCGCGCCGGGCCAGAACGCGCGGATCAGTTCCTTGGCGCTGTTGGGCACCGAGTACACCAGCCCCTGGATGGTGTGCCAGGAACCGACGAGCACCGGCACGGGCATGTTCCTGCCACGGCCCTTGGCCGCCAGCAGCGCCGCGACCGCCTCGCCGTCGAACGCGTCGGCGCCGATCCCGTAGACGGTGTCGGTCGGCATCACGACCAGGCGCCCGCCCTTGAGTGCGCTGACCGCCGACGCGATACCGGTCTCGCGCTGTGCCGGATCCGTGCAGTCGAACATCTCGGTCATTTGCGATCCGCCTTCGCTTCTCGCTGGGTCACGGGAATCAGCCTCTCACCCGGCCCGCACCGCGGTCACGAAGCGTGGCCGGCCGGTGAGGTCGTGTCGGGCGGTGACGTCGACGAATCGGCCGGACCCGGTGAACGCCGCGACGGTGCGCTCCGAGGTGGTGTCGTCGTGCTCGACCGCGCAGCGCCCGCCGGGGCGCAACAGGCGGGCCGCCACCTCGACGATCCGGTCGATCACCACCATTCCGTCCGGGCCGCCGAACAACGCGTGGGCCGGATCGTGCTCGGCCACCTCGGGTTCGAGCCGCGCGTCGGCCGGGATGTAGGGCGGGTTGGCGACGAGCAGGTCGGCGGTGCCGTCGAGTTCGGCGAGCACGTCATCGGCGGTGACGTCGGCGCGCAGCACCGTCACCGGCGTGCCTTCGGTGTTGCGCCGCGCGTAGGCGAGCGCGGCGTCGGAGTCGTCGACCGCGGTGACGGTCGCGGCCGGGAACCCGGCGGACAGCGCCAGCGCCAGCGCCGCCGACCCGGTGCACAGGTCGACGATCCGGGGGCGCTCCGGAAGCCGTTGCGCCAGAGCCCATTCCAGTAGAGCCTCGGTTTCGGGGCGCGGGATGAACACGCCGGGACCGACGTGCACGGTGACGGGTCCGAACGCCGCGGTGCCGGTCAGGTGTTGCAGCGGCACGCGTTCGGCTCGGCGGGCCACCAGGGCACCGAAGCGCGCGGCGAAGCCGTCGTCGGGGCTGACGAACGCGACCCGGCCGCGCTGGGTTCCCGCCACGTGCGCGGCCAGCAGTTCCGCGTCGACCCGCGGCGACCCGACACCGGCCGAGGCCAGCACCTCGGCGGCGTCGTCGATCAGCTGACGCATCGTCACCGGCCGGTCGGCTAGGTTCACGTGTTCTGCAACCGCGCTTGCCTGTCCGCCGCGGCCAGCGCGTCGAACAGCGGGTCGAGGTCGCCGTCGAGCACCTGGTCGAGGTTGTGGGCCTTGTAGTTGATCCGGTGGTCGGCGATCCGGTTCTCCGGATAGTTGTACGTGCGGATCCGCTCGCTGCGGTCGACGGTGCGGATCTGGCTGGCCCGGTCCGCCGACGCGTCGGCCTGCGCCTGCTCCTCCTGGAGCGCCTGCAGCCGCGCGGCCAGCACCTGCATGGCCCGCGCCTTGTTCTGCAGCTGGGACCGCTCGTTCTGGCAGGTCACGACGATGCCGGTGGGTAGATGGGTGATGCGCACCGCGGAGTCGGTGGTGTTGACGCCCTGGCCGCCCTTGCCCGACGAGCGGTACACGTCGATGCGCAGATCGGACTCGTCGATCTGGACCTGTTCGACTTCCTCGGGCTCGGGGTAGACCAGCACCCCGGCGGCCGAGGTGTGCACCCGTCCCTGCGATTCGGTGACGGGGACCCGCTGCACGCGGTGCACGCCGCCTTCGAACTTCAGCCGCGACCACACCCCGTCGGCCGAATCACCCTTGCTGGCGATCGACAGCGTCGCGTCCTTGTAGCCGCCGAGATCGGAGGTGGTCTCCCCCAGCATCGTGACCGTCCAGCCGTGCCGCTCGGCGTAGCGGATGTACATCCGGGCCAGGTCCGCGGCGAACAGCGCGGATTCCTCCCCGCCCTCGCCGGACTTGACCTCCAGCACGATGTCGTCGGCGTCATGCGGATCACGCGGGGCCAGCAGGTCGGTCAGCGCGGTGTCCAGCTCGGTCACCTTGGCGCTGAGTTCGTCGACCTCGGCGGCGAAGGAGGAGTCGTCGGCCGCGAGTTCGCGCGCCGCCTCCAGGTCACCGCGGGCGGTCTCGAGCTTGCGGTAGGTCGCGACGATCGGCGACACCTGGGCGAACCGCCGGCCCACCTTGCGGGCGGTGGCCGCGTCGGCATGCAGCTCAGGATCGGAAAGGCGCTGTTCCAGCTCGGCATACTCGGCGAGAATCGCCTCGATCGCCGGTGCGGCCTCGGTCATCTCGCCTCCTCAACTGTCCTGTGTCTACCCCGGTGCGCGAAACGGCGCCCGGCCTGTGCCTGAGCAACAGAGCGGGCGCCGTTCGGACGGCTACTTGTCGGCAGTCGTCTTGCGCTTGCCGTAGCGCTTCTCGAAACGTGCGACGCGGCCGCCACTGTCGAGGATCTTCTGCTTGCCGGTGTAGAACGGGTGGCACTGCGAGCAGACCTCGACAGTGATGTTCCCACTCTGCTTGGTGCTGCGGGTGGTGAAGCTCGCACCACAACCACACAGCACGGTGGTCTCGACGTAGTCAGGATGAATGCCTGATTTCATGGTTTCCTCTTCGATCGTGGGGTCCGGGTCGCCCTTCCCGTACCGGGAGGCTGCGGCGTGAACCGGAACCGAGGTGACGGCGGTAAATTATGCCAGTTCAACCGCCAGCAGCCTAAACGCCCGTTCGGGGCTCGCTATTCCTGAGCCACGGTCAGGTAGGTCTTGCCATCGCGGCGCCACAGCGTCCGGCCCGCCGGTTCGGTCCCCATCGCGACGAGTTCCCGCTTGAGCACCTTGTTGGTCGCGGTGCTGGGCAGGTCCTCGGCGATCCACACATGGCGCGGCCAGGCCTTCGGCGACAGGTCCGGCTGGGCTTCCAGGAACCGGGCGAACTCGTCCGGGGTCAGCGTCGCGTCGTCCTGCAACACGATCGCGGCCATCACCTGGTCGCCGACGAATTCGTCGGGCACCGGGTAGACCGCCACCATGCTCAGCGCCGGCAGCCTGATCAGGATCCGCTCGATCGGCGCGGAGGTCATGTTCTCGCCGTCCACCCGCATCCAGTCGGCGGTGCGGCCTGCGAGGTAGATCCAGCCGTCGGCGTCGCGGTAGGCCAGGTCGCCGGACCAGAACATGCCGTGACGCATCCGGTCATCGGTGGCGTCGGGGTCGTTGTAGTAGCCCGCGAACATGCCCGCGCCCTGGGTGTTGACCAGCTCCCCGACCGCGTCGTCGGCGTTGCGCAGCGCGCCGTGTTCGTCGAACTGGGCGACCGCGCACTCGGTCAGCGTCTCGGAGTGGTAGATGGCCACCCCGGGGAAGCCCTTGCCGATGGAGCCGGGCGGGCAGCCGTCCTCGCGGGTGACCGTCACCGCGTTCTCGGTGGAGCCGAAGCCGTCCCAGACCTGGCACCCGAACCGGCGGGAGAACTCGGCGATGTCCCGGTCGGTGGCCTCGTTGCCGAACGCGACCCGCAGCGCGTTGTCGACGTCGTCGGGCCGTTCCGGCCGGGCCAGGATGTAGGCCAGCGGCTTGCCGACGTAGTTCATGTACGTCACGCCGTAGCGGCGCACGTCGGCGAGGAAGCGCGACGCGCTGAACTGCGCGGGCGCCATCGCGGCGCCGGCGTTGACCGCGACCGCCCAGCCGGCGAGCACCGCGTTGCTGTGGAACAGCGGCATGGACAGGTAGCAGACGTCGTCGGGGCCCAGCTGGTAGCGGCCGACCAGCGCAGCGCCGGCCAGCAGCACCATCGCGTGCATCATCTTCACGGCTTTCGGGTCGCCGCTGGTGCCGGAGGTGAAGATCAGCATGAAGGTGTCGGTGGCGGTGACCTCCCGGTGCGGGGTCAGGGCCCCGGCCTGCGCGGTGAGCTCCGTCCACTGCGGGGTGCCCACCTCGAACACGCGTACCCCGGCCAGGTCCACACCGTCGAGAAGGGCCCGGTGGGCGCCGTCGGTGAGCAGGAACTGGCAGTCGGCCCGGCGGATGTCGCGGGCCAGCGCCTGGCCGCGGCGGGTGTTGTTGATGCCGCACACGACGTAGCCGCCGAGTCCCGCCGCGGCGATTGCGGTCAGCATGTCGGGGGTGTTGCCGAGCAGCACCCCGACGTGCAGCGGGCGGTCCGGGTCCGCGGCGCCGATCAGCGCGGCTGCCTGGGCG contains:
- a CDS encoding MraY family glycosyltransferase translates to MHLGSATETVAQAGESLLALSDRGAGVPLRELALVGLTAAIITYLATGWVRVLATRWGAVAYPRERDVHLQPIPRMGGLAMYIGVVAAVLLASQLPALTRGFVYSSGIPAVVVAGGLIMVVGLIDDRWGLDALTKFAGQITAASVLVTMGVAWSVLYIPIGGVGTIVLDQVASILLTLAFTVALVNAMNFVDGLDGLAAGLGLITASAICMFSVGLLRDHGGDVLFYPPAVISVVLAGACLGFLPHNFHKARIFMGDSGSMLIGLMLAAASTTAAGPISQTAYGARDVFALLSPFLLVVAVVLVPALDMLLAIIRRTRKGLSPFSPDKMHLHHRLLEIGHSHRRVVLLIYLWVGIAALGAASTIFFDPRHTGAVMAGAVVIAIVVTLIPLLGRRNEAPDGMYDKK
- a CDS encoding L-threonylcarbamoyladenylate synthase produces the protein MTEMFDCTDPAQRETGIASAVSALKGGRLVVMPTDTVYGIGADAFDGEAVAALLAAKGRGRNMPVPVLVGSWHTIQGLVYSVPNSAKELIRAFWPGALSLVVHQAPSLQWDLGDANGTVMLRMPLHPVAIDLLREVGPMAVSSANISGRPAAVTAAQAQEQLGDLVEVYLDGGPAQQQAASTIVDLTGAHPRVLREGPVTTAAIADVLGVDASTLSPLPD
- the prmC gene encoding peptide chain release factor N(5)-glutamine methyltransferase, with translation MRQLIDDAAEVLASAGVGSPRVDAELLAAHVAGTQRGRVAFVSPDDGFAARFGALVARRAERVPLQHLTGTAAFGPVTVHVGPGVFIPRPETEALLEWALAQRLPERPRIVDLCTGSAALALALSAGFPAATVTAVDDSDAALAYARRNTEGTPVTVLRADVTADDVLAELDGTADLLVANPPYIPADARLEPEVAEHDPAHALFGGPDGMVVIDRIVEVAARLLRPGGRCAVEHDDTTSERTVAAFTGSGRFVDVTARHDLTGRPRFVTAVRAG
- the prfA gene encoding peptide chain release factor 1, with protein sequence MTEAAPAIEAILAEYAELEQRLSDPELHADAATARKVGRRFAQVSPIVATYRKLETARGDLEAARELAADDSSFAAEVDELSAKVTELDTALTDLLAPRDPHDADDIVLEVKSGEGGEESALFAADLARMYIRYAERHGWTVTMLGETTSDLGGYKDATLSIASKGDSADGVWSRLKFEGGVHRVQRVPVTESQGRVHTSAAGVLVYPEPEEVEQVQIDESDLRIDVYRSSGKGGQGVNTTDSAVRITHLPTGIVVTCQNERSQLQNKARAMQVLAARLQALQEEQAQADASADRASQIRTVDRSERIRTYNYPENRIADHRINYKAHNLDQVLDGDLDPLFDALAAADRQARLQNT
- the rpmE gene encoding 50S ribosomal protein L31; translation: MKSGIHPDYVETTVLCGCGASFTTRSTKQSGNITVEVCSQCHPFYTGKQKILDSGGRVARFEKRYGKRKTTADK
- the fadD1 gene encoding fatty-acid--CoA ligase FadD1 yields the protein MTETVQQLLRERMDSDGVAVTYEGRTWTWREHLDQAAAQAAALIGAADPDRPLHVGVLLGNTPDMLTAIAAAGLGGYVVCGINNTRRGQALARDIRRADCQFLLTDGAHRALLDGVDLAGVRVFEVGTPQWTELTAQAGALTPHREVTATDTFMLIFTSGTSGDPKAVKMMHAMVLLAGAALVGRYQLGPDDVCYLSMPLFHSNAVLAGWAVAVNAGAAMAPAQFSASRFLADVRRYGVTYMNYVGKPLAYILARPERPDDVDNALRVAFGNEATDRDIAEFSRRFGCQVWDGFGSTENAVTVTREDGCPPGSIGKGFPGVAIYHSETLTECAVAQFDEHGALRNADDAVGELVNTQGAGMFAGYYNDPDATDDRMRHGMFWSGDLAYRDADGWIYLAGRTADWMRVDGENMTSAPIERILIRLPALSMVAVYPVPDEFVGDQVMAAIVLQDDATLTPDEFARFLEAQPDLSPKAWPRHVWIAEDLPSTATNKVLKRELVAMGTEPAGRTLWRRDGKTYLTVAQE